A window of Pseudomonas monteilii contains these coding sequences:
- a CDS encoding efflux transporter periplasmic adaptor subunit — protein MLLLRSTTSTLCLLPLLLTACGAPSNVEDPRAAAPRVRVATVAEAAQGYRSFTGVVTARVQSHLGFRVGGKVLERFVDVGEHVHPGQRLMRLDPTDLDLQARASRQAVASAKARAVQTASDERRNRELVSTGAISATRFDRLQAEAEAARAALSAAQAEAVVADNRTRYAVLTADVEGVVVETSAEPGQVVSAGQRVMTLAQSGAREAWVQLPETMRPALGSLAQARSFDSTLAPSPATLRQLSGAADPITRTFEARYVLQGANADAPLGSTVTLRLVTEPAAPGESSVPLTAVYDAGRGPGLWVVTDTSDAAVARVTWRPITLIGLGDDSARVQGVAQGERVVALGAHLLHEGEQVVLEQTPPQTVVGTRP, from the coding sequence ATGCTCCTGCTCCGCAGTACCACTTCCACACTGTGCCTGCTCCCTCTGCTGCTGACGGCCTGCGGCGCGCCTTCTAACGTCGAGGACCCACGTGCCGCTGCTCCGCGGGTCAGGGTCGCCACCGTCGCCGAAGCGGCACAGGGTTACCGCTCGTTCACGGGCGTCGTCACCGCCCGGGTGCAAAGCCACCTGGGCTTTCGCGTCGGCGGCAAGGTGCTCGAACGTTTCGTCGATGTCGGCGAGCACGTTCACCCCGGGCAGCGCCTGATGCGCCTGGACCCCACTGACCTGGATCTGCAAGCCCGTGCTTCTCGGCAAGCCGTGGCCAGTGCCAAGGCGCGCGCCGTACAGACGGCGAGCGATGAGCGTCGTAACCGCGAACTGGTGTCGACAGGCGCCATCTCAGCCACCCGCTTCGACCGCCTCCAGGCCGAGGCCGAGGCTGCCCGGGCCGCGCTCAGTGCTGCTCAGGCCGAGGCTGTCGTCGCGGACAATCGCACGCGCTATGCCGTGCTCACCGCCGATGTCGAGGGGGTGGTGGTGGAAACGTCGGCCGAGCCTGGGCAGGTCGTCAGTGCTGGGCAGCGTGTCATGACGCTGGCCCAGTCCGGTGCCCGCGAAGCGTGGGTGCAATTGCCTGAAACCATGCGCCCGGCCCTCGGCAGCCTTGCACAGGCGCGGTCGTTCGACAGCACCCTTGCGCCTTCGCCCGCGACGCTGCGGCAGTTATCCGGTGCCGCCGACCCTATCACCCGGACGTTCGAGGCGCGCTATGTGCTCCAAGGGGCGAATGCCGACGCGCCTCTGGGTTCCACCGTGACACTTCGACTGGTCACTGAGCCTGCTGCGCCCGGTGAATCGAGCGTGCCGCTGACCGCCGTGTACGACGCCGGCCGGGGCCCCGGCCTGTGGGTCGTCACCGACACCTCGGACGCTGCCGTGGCCAGGGTCACATGGCGGCCCATCACCCTCATCGGGCTTGGGGATGACAGCGCACGCGTCCAGGGCGTGGCGCAAGGGGAGCGGGTGGTCGCCCTGGGCGCCCACCTGTTGCACGAGGGCGAGCAGGTGGTACTTGAACAGACACCGCCGCAGACAGTAGTTGGAACCCGCCCATGA